In Scomber japonicus isolate fScoJap1 chromosome 20, fScoJap1.pri, whole genome shotgun sequence, the genomic window CCCTTATAACTGCAACTGCATATttactagatagatagatagatagatagatagatggatagatagatggggcAAGAGGCTACACTCTCAGACCAGATTTGATTAAACTCCCTTGTCTGTTAATCTTTACTaatataattaattcattaaaggTTAACGGTGTGTCACTACAAAACTGCACATATGAacatgaacgtgtgtgtgtgtgtgtgtgtgtgtgtgtgtgtgtgtgtgtgctttgtgtggTGAGAGAACGAGAAGAGCCTGGCTGTTTcatggagagaaaatgaagcagCACAGAGGCGCAAACGTCTCGGAAATTGGCGATAAAACGAAATAACGGGAAACTCCTCGCACAGAGACGTTGACATTGAGTTAAATATATCTagtaatcatgtttttttcGTATTTTCGTACCGTTAAGAGGATCGGTGCGGAATGTCACCCCCTGAAAGATGTGAAGCGACGACGGCGGCGGCACGGCTGGCCGTTTCCTCCTGGACGGAAAAACAAGgcgaagggagggggggggcgcATATTGTGGGAGCTCGGCCAATCATACAGCGAGACCCTCCGCGGGCGGTTCTTAAGTGTGGGGTCTCACCCAATGAGAGCTCGAGTGAGTGTCCGCGCCCCACGTGGGTTCTGAGCTCCAAACGACAACACCGGGCTGTCTTCCAATCACGGCCGCGCAAGGTGTTAATCTTGACGCGGATTGGCTCGCTGTTTTTTCACAGAGTCCCCCTCACTCATCACGTTTAGCCTGTTGTTATTAACTCTTTCCTACCACACAGGAAAGAGCTGCTCTGCCCATAAAACACAAACCCGCACTGTAATAACCAAATgtgaattaatgaatgattcAGAGGCGGTTTGTTTTTAGAAAGGCGATACATCAGTTAATCCGGACTATTTCAAAGCTTCGTTTcagacacatttaaagaaaagcgagggtaatgtactgtactatactggAGCCCGTGGGGCGAATAGAGCAGCCTGCAGCTTTTTAAGCGTGCATGTTGCCCTGGTCATAATCAAATCAGCATGCAAGAAAACCAATGGGATTAAAAGCACATGAGAAATGCATGCTTAGCAGTGAGGTATAACccacatttacacattcaggCTCTAAAAATTGTGGGTCAAACCTGCTCCTGTTATGCTATGCAGCCTGCATTacatgaaagagaaacacactCAGGTACGGGGACTGGAAATGATTGAAACAGGGGAAATACTCCTCCCCCGCTTCTCTCGTTTTAATTGCACTGATGTTTTACAGTTGATAAGGCTTTCACGTGTTGTTGACGCCTCTCAGTTGCTGCAaagtcgcccccccccccccaaaaggAAGAGACATTAAAAGTAGCCATTTTAAATAGCACTATAAAGTCCTTCCCTCCTACGCTATGCAGTCACACAGGCACCAGCATCGACAAACCAAGCATCAATCTTCTCGCTCGCCTTTTTTAACCTCCAAAAAATATATAGGCAAGCTTCTCATAAAGGAGACAAAGTAGAAGGCTGACACCGCCTCTTAGTGGTGGCTTTGGGAATTACATTTGAGAGTCAggtcaaggtgtgtgtgtgtgtgtgtgtgtgtgtgtttaagtgagGCTGCCACTGTCTCAGCATGCAAGAAAACTGCAATTAAAACGTAATTTTCTTAATACAGCTCCCAaattcttcatttttaaatgtactaaACTATGAACTTAGACACAAAATTGATATTCTTATATACAATTATATATTCTTCAATAGcgtttattttaaaagtgtgtttgagTAGGAGAGAAGTTAAGGTAAGATCTAGGTAAAAGCAGGGGAATTTACATGTGTAGATGAGAAATGGGAGGAAGACATGGACAAGGATGAAAATGCAAGGTTGAAATTGATGATACTGGGTTGGGTGGGGAGAGCGGGTAGGTTTCACACAGAAGAAAACTCCTGCAACTTTCATATTGGAAAGAGGCTGAaaggtgtgtgagtgtttttagTTCATTTGCATCGAAAGAcgttctcctttttttctcttgagCTGACATTTCAGTCAGATAGCAATTACAGTTTGTCACTGAAGCTCTTGCGGGTGACAGCTTCCTCAGACTTATTTTCACCCGTTATCACCCCCATTcatgtaagaaaaaagaaagaaaaagatgtaaCTGctacaaaagagagagaataataTAGATGTGACTTGTCATATATATTGAGATCGTCTCTTCATTTGTGTCATGTCCTGTCCAGAGAGGTCAGATACAGAACAGCCAGAGGTGGATAATATCAGGATGGTTCTAACAATAATTAAGCCCAAGCTTTTACACAATGTCAGCAAGTATTATGCATGTGTTTTCGGATTACATATATATCTGTAAAAATAGGGCAACTAAAAAGGTGTCTTTGTGAGCGGTGTTAAACATCTTTTTAGAAAACAACTTCCTGTAGACTGCTTTTTACTTTAACTTCCATACAAGTACATTttcaatatgtaatatataacaAAGTTAGAGTGTTTCCTTAGTTAGACATGTTTAATTGGATGACAGCTTGTTATGCAATGTATACGTGGAAAATCTGGGTCCTGATACAACTTGATTCTTGCTGAAACTACGTCAAAAGGTTTTAGataaagggagaaagaggaggagtaaATAGAAAAAGACATGAACTAAATGAAATAACTGCAGAATCCCTTTACTGCTTGTTTTGGCGCGCTTTGCAATGACGACAAGCATTGGACTCAAAGATCTGATCCAGCTGATCTCTCTTTCATCCAGTTCACAACCTCTGGAATTGAAGTGGAGacgagagagaggagggaggggggctaGGGGTGGGAATAGGACGACTAGAGGAGGAAAATGACGAAGATTGTGAATGtgtgcttgcgtgtgtgtgtgtgtgtgtgtgtgtgtgtgtgtgtgtgtgggaggggtgTCTGGAAGAGTAGGGGGACACCGTGGGGTATGAGGCAGCACCCCGCAGTCCCAAGTAATGGCAGAATAGAACTTAATAGGGTAGAAAAAGGCTGGAGGCTGTTAACTCAAAAATGGTCATTTTGAATtccccattctctctctcaatcactctcttccctctcatccCTTCTTCCATGCACCTTCTATATCTTTAACTTCCCATCCTTGTCTGCCTGTGTAATTTGCCATATCTCCCACCGTTCACCTTTCAGCTGtttccccttcctccctgttttctttctttgcccTCTTATCCATTTCCTTCAGTTCTATCTGCTCCTCCATgccctttctccatccctctttcttccctgcctcattctttcttttccttcccttcctttctcacctccctcccacctcctcctcctctctctgtgtctccttgGAGGAGGTGTAATGATAGCTATTTGAGTGTCATCAGAGGACCGCTGTAATGGCTTCTAAAGCACCATCCCACGGTTGCCACGGTGAACCTGGCACAGCCTCACGTCCCAGAATAagagttggaaaaaaaacatctggttGGCTATCGACAGGCGTCACCGTGCCGACGGCAGCAGGAGCGCCGGCACATCAGTAGACGATGACGCAGCCCCTGGGGGCCACAGAGAGCGAGCTAATGATGCGTGGGATAGGATACATATGAGGAGGAAGTACAGTAATAGTGATAATAGTGatagtaatgaaaataatagcaCTGATAACAATAACAGTATATGACTTTTTTGATTTGTGAGCAGTGTGTCTGCTCCCCCTCctacttcccttttttttcttccaccatCCACTgctatgttttcatgtgtgcttgagcatgtgtatgtgtatgtgtgtgtgtgtgtgtgtgtgtgtgtgtgtgtgtgtgtgtgtgtgtgtgtgtgtgtgtgtgtgtgtgcatttaagAGACAGAATTGGAAGGTTTTTAGTATGCAAATATGGGGTCTAATTTccaattcattttttattttttgttaagaTAAAGAAAATTGAGTTCTCAGAAATAATTGtccatacatacaaacacacatgcacactgcaTCTCCTCTTACCAAGGGGAGATCAGATTGCTTCTTCAAGAAGATGAGCAGGTGAATGTTTATAGTGAAGGAAATTCATCCATATCAGTATAAGTGTGTTTCATAACAGACAcaattttaaaatgctttttttccagATAGATTTCACAAAGTAGATGAAAAAATGTACAGTGAAGTTATTGCAATCTGCTATTGCCCTTCAATTATCCCCTAATTTGACTGGCAAGTGCTagcaaagaaaacatgaaaatgtcaaatcttGGAATAAGGTAAATTTGCAGGGTTCACATCGGACTCTATAGTCCTGTACTGGATGTTTTGTCTGCAGAACAGGGACGCCCTCTGTAGGTTCGGTAGAGCCTGGTGTTGTGTTGTACATTGTGAGGTAAGTTgtattgttttgctttttgaaCATCTAGATATAGCGATACCTCTCATCTTTTAATGACATGTATGTAGTAGAAGGGTTATTACAAATATGGCACGCTGGTCTTCATTGTGAGTTTTGAGtgattcattttctcatttagaCATCTATTGATATCTGATTTAAATGTCTAAAACACTCCCTAGTGATAATTTTAATTAGAACTTTTGATCATCAATATGTCCcgcacacacaggaaaaaaatatgACAGCATCATATAACCGCCATCAtgtaaaaaaacactatttatgAGCTGTTACAGATAAAAGACAAGTGTAACCACACTGCTCAGaaccaatattttgtttttgtcagtctattttctatttaattttgCAATGATAAATTCTGTAGGGTTTgaataaaaatactggatgtCCTTTTAACAAGCATCATCACAGCAAAGTTTCAGATAAGAAGGGAAGCTGAGCCTAAGTCAGCATCTGAGAAAAAAGGGATGTCTGTCTCTTTTAGTGTTCCTGAGTCAGTGAACAATCACACCACTCATGTCCTtcagtgtatgtgtttttgtatgtgagTTTGCATGTGACACACAATGTTTATCACATTTTGCGTAAAGTGCAGCAGTTCAAGTCTGGGTCAGGACGAGTAAATCTTTGGGTGGGTGGTGTTTACTATGAGCCCTGAGACCCTTCTCTGACCTTTGTGaatgtttgagtgtgtatgtatgtgtgtgtggtgatgacATGCATGTTGCTGTGGGTCAGTGAGTCTTTGTGCGTGTTTATAGCCATTGACAAgcagaggggtgtgtgtgtgtgtgtgtgtgtgtgtgtgtttggaggggggggcgggggttgtgtgtgtgtgtgtgttagaggaaATGGGGAGGGGTAGTACCGGTAGATTAGCCAGGTTGGGATGATTGGTTTGAGGATTAGATGGATTCAGGAACAGACACGTCTGTTTACTCTGCAAAGAAGACTTATAATAGGCTGATTGGCAAGGTTGattactcacacaaacacacacaaacatgcacgcacatacacCCATATGTTGATTAGCTTGTTATTGTTGCATCTCCTTTCCCTTTACTTGTCTCCCAAATTCAGATGTAAAGTCTGACTCACTCAGCCTCTCAGACACATTTCCCATTAGGACTGACCCAGAGAGCTTGCAATCAGAGAAGGTGTGTAACTAAACTCCTCAGCATAGGCAGGTAAGTAGAGCTGCACTCAGGCAACTACCCCAAAGGCGTGGGGGGTGCTCTGGTTACCCGacgctgtgtgtgtatatatgtatgtgtgtgtgtgtgtgtgcattgtttCTACTTACCTGTCTTtatgtgtcagagagagaggcaaggAGCAGAGCTCAGAATAAAGCGCAGTGGCAGAGAAAGGCAGGATTATACACATGGCAGGTTAGAGAAAGGCAgcgagagagaaggagaggatgggaggaaaaagCGGCAGAGAGAGGCTTAAGATTGCAGAGGCAAGCACCCTTTGTTGCTGAGTTCAGTTGTGATGGACGGCTTATGTTtagggacagagtgaaggagtCTTTCAATGCACTACCATAAAATTTGCAGAACCGGTGAGGATGTTCTTCTTCACTGATCAAACTTCTGTCTAACAAATGAGGAACTTCGACTTGAAGGAGGAAGACAAAGAAGGAGGTCAGAGTTTTTAATATGATAGAAACTTTCTGGAAATAGGAAGCTAATGAAGAAGcagaaggaggggaaaaaacaaaaccacaggAGAGTCAAGTCTGGGGGGACCTAGTGATTGAGCCTTCAGAGTGAAGAACAAGTCAAGCAAGAGCAGGAGTGACGCTGTACGAGAGAGCACTGTTCAACAAGAGAGAGGCTGTAGAAGAGGAGATAAGCAGTTGAgagaaaaaatggaaagaggaagcaaggaaaaagAGGTTTGACGCTGGACTTAGGAGTGAAGAGAGATCAGGGTTGACTCAAGTCTTTGCTGCTTCCAACCTGATTAGAGAGAAGAGAGGTCGTGGTGGAGGGGTGCCGGGAGACCTGATCAAGAGAACGTGAGAACCCTCAGGACAAGGAAATAAGAGGGGCAGAAAAGAACGGAGAGAGGGAATTACAAGAGGACGCTTGGTGAAAGAAGCCTCTTAAATCTGGTAACTGGAATTAGAGCCGCAGAAACTGCAGAGAGGAAGCCACAAAACCACAGTAAGTAAATTAGGAGGCTGTTGCTGGAAAAATGCATAATGAAGCCATGGGCGGGGGAAGGAATTTGTGGTCTTGGGAGTGCTTTATATACTGTACCTTAATGAATTGATTTCCTGTCTTTAAGACTTTCTCATTTCATCATTCTCCATGacatcacctccatcctctTTAAAAAACCTGTATTCCCCTTTTTTATGCATGCCCCTCTCTGCTTCACTCCAAGTCAGGTATATTTACCTCTCTCCTCCTAATTTGCTACTTTTTCTCTTCCCACCATCCCTAACTTGTCTCACCTTTCTCCTGCTCTGCCACCCTCTTGATTTCTACAGGTGAAGATGCCGTCAAATGGGAACCGTCCCTTGAAGTTGCAGTTTGGTTTAATCAATTATGAGGGTCGCTACCTCACTGCTGAGACCTTTGGTTTCAAGGTACAAACATGACATCAACGTATGAAATAAGCACTTTGGCGTTGTTGTATAGAACATAAGACTTTGAGTGATATCTTCCTTGTCTCTCAGGTAAATGCATCTGCACCCAGCCTGAAGAAGAAGCAGATATGGACTCTTGAGCAGGACTCTCAGGAAACCCAGGTGGTGTACTTGCGCAGCCACCTCGGACGCTACCTGACCTCTGACAAGGACGGCAAGGTCACCTGTGAGGCCGATGGACACAATTCAGACTGCCGTTTCCTCATCGTGGCTCAGTCAGACGGCCGCTGGGCCTTGCAGTCTGAGCAACACCTCCGCTTCTTCGGCGGCTCTCGGGACTATCTGTCCTGCTTTGCCCAGGTAATCACTGATGCTGAACTGTGGGCAGTGCACCTGGCTCTACATCCACAGGCCAACCTTCTGTCTGTGGCCCGCAAGCGTTATGCCCATCTCTCCATGGAGGATGGAGAGATCGCTATGGATCTGAACATTCCCTGGGGAGTAGTTGCACTCCTGACCCTCGTCTACCTGGATGGAAAGTACTGCCTAAAGACCTGTGACAGCCGCTTCCTCAGTAATGATGGGAAGCTCTTGACGGAGAGTGGCAGAGCCACAGCATACACACTGGAGCTGAAGTGTGGGAAGCTGGCCTTCAAAGACTGTGAAGGGAAGTACTTGTCTCCCATGGGGCCTACAGGTACCTTGAGGTCCGGGCGCTGCTCCAAGCCGGGCAAAGATGAACTGTTTGACCTGGAGGAGAGCCACCCACAGGTGGTTCTGATGGCAGCCAATGGGCGTTATGTTTCTATAAGACAAGGTaggaaaacacagacacatcatTAGGAGATAGCTTTTGATTTTGGCCAGAGTTCATGCACAAGCTGCAACATTCTGCCAGGATCCTAGAGGTCTAATTAAATGGACAAAGGCTGACCTTATGTGCCACTGC contains:
- the fscn2b gene encoding fascin-2b, coding for MPSNGNRPLKLQFGLINYEGRYLTAETFGFKVNASAPSLKKKQIWTLEQDSQETQVVYLRSHLGRYLTSDKDGKVTCEADGHNSDCRFLIVAQSDGRWALQSEQHLRFFGGSRDYLSCFAQVITDAELWAVHLALHPQANLLSVARKRYAHLSMEDGEIAMDLNIPWGVVALLTLVYLDGKYCLKTCDSRFLSNDGKLLTESGRATAYTLELKCGKLAFKDCEGKYLSPMGPTGTLRSGRCSKPGKDELFDLEESHPQVVLMAANGRYVSIRQGVSLAANQEDETDMETFQMEIDKETRKCTFRTSQGNYWALVAHGGIQSTDTEVSASTMFSVEWLGHKVALKASNGKYICTKKNGQLLAVSDSIGEDEQLTLKLINRPMLILRGEYGFICHHKNSNTLDASRSVYDIFNLQFSNGAYHIKGVDDRFWYVNSAGLVCSDGETPEDFTLELLEHGRLAIRGKNGKYLRGDPGGTLKGDGLSLSSSTLWEY